The Changchengzhania lutea genomic sequence CCTTAAAAAAGCAAACGCATTGAAGTCACTTTTTTTGCGAACCCTTTTTTCGATTGTAAATAGGTAAATAAATTAAGGATAAGCCTCCGAAAATGATAATCATTAAAGTTTGTGACCCCCACATAATCCATCCAAAGGCAATACTCGGTTCTTCAGCAATTCCAAAAATAGAAAATGCGGCATAAATAGCTAAAGGATAAGAGCCAATACCACCATTTGTAGCGGCAATACTAAAACTGGCAGATATAAAACCTATTAAAATAGCACCTGCTGAAATTCCTTCTAAATCTTCAATGGCAAAGGAAGTGACATAAAACATAAGTAAGTACATAGCCCAAATAAATAGGGTGTGAAAAATGAATGCCCATTTCTTTTTCATCTTAAAAATGCTCAAAGCACCCTCTACCAAACCACTAATAAAATTTCTGATTTTTATTGCAATCTTAGAATCACTATTCTTTATAAATCTTGAAAATAAAAGGACTAATATCGCAAGTATTGAAATCCCAATGATTATTTTAATGGGATCAAAAGTATCTACAAGAAAGCCATAAATAAAATCAAACTGTAAAAAAAGGGTTATTAAAATAATGCCAAACATGACAATAACATCTGCAATACGCTCTGCAACAATAGTCCCAATGCCCTTTTCAAAAGGGACGCCTTCATAATTAGTAAGAATGGATGCTCTGGCTACTTCACCTGCTCGGGGAATGGTATAATTAATTAAATAGGTAGCAAAAACAGCCATGACACTATTACCAAATCTGATGTTGTAACCCATAGGCTCCAACTGAAAACGCCAGCGGTATGCCCGTGATAAATGACTTAGCAAACCCAGGAACATACCCATTATAATATACTTATAATCGGATTTTTTAAGATAGACCAATAACTCTTCAACTGAAACCTTGGATAGCGAATACCAGACCAAAAAAACTCCCAACAACAGTGGGAGTATAATGGTAAGTATTTTTCTTGTTTGTGGTTTCAAAACAACTTATTTTAACAAGTTTGTGGCTTCATCTGGAAATACCAAAGACGGCTTAAAAACTTTAGCCTCTTCAATATCCATGAAGGCGTAGGTTATTAAAATTAAGGTATCGCCAACCGAAACTTTTCTGGCAGCAGCACCGTTTAGGGTAATTTCACCACTGTTTCGCGGCCCTGGTATAACATAAGTTTCAAGACGTTCACCATTGTCATTATTAACAATTTGAACTTTTTCACCTTGTATAATATTGGCAGCTTCCATTAAATCTTCATCAATAGTTATACTACCAATGTAATTAAGGTCGGCACCTGTACATTTTACTCTATGAATCTTAGATTTTACTACTTGAATTTGC encodes the following:
- the panD gene encoding aspartate 1-decarboxylase; translated protein: MQIQVVKSKIHRVKCTGADLNYIGSITIDEDLMEAANIIQGEKVQIVNNDNGERLETYVIPGPRNSGEITLNGAAARKVSVGDTLILITYAFMDIEEAKVFKPSLVFPDEATNLLK
- a CDS encoding lysylphosphatidylglycerol synthase transmembrane domain-containing protein yields the protein MKPQTRKILTIILPLLLGVFLVWYSLSKVSVEELLVYLKKSDYKYIIMGMFLGLLSHLSRAYRWRFQLEPMGYNIRFGNSVMAVFATYLINYTIPRAGEVARASILTNYEGVPFEKGIGTIVAERIADVIVMFGIILITLFLQFDFIYGFLVDTFDPIKIIIGISILAILVLLFSRFIKNSDSKIAIKIRNFISGLVEGALSIFKMKKKWAFIFHTLFIWAMYLLMFYVTSFAIEDLEGISAGAILIGFISASFSIAATNGGIGSYPLAIYAAFSIFGIAEEPSIAFGWIMWGSQTLMIIIFGGLSLIYLPIYNRKKGSQKK